The following proteins come from a genomic window of Dreissena polymorpha isolate Duluth1 chromosome 1, UMN_Dpol_1.0, whole genome shotgun sequence:
- the LOC127882132 gene encoding uncharacterized protein LOC127882132 isoform X1, translated as MGPVMVMDLVTHSRMYEISNILGRRYGGRYMLFDPYMLLTRVSSRLFFIGGYVGERTDNEVQLFCWDTEQKIEPFELCDREAVKIVMANVYRLDDDRIMTTGKGDNYDFRVSTPCTGAPMERFSTQPAITSGNTRLLTSSRGLFTMETNPHRRLGLNAVFPYIQPKRRRLRAALHSHGLVLNLIIEERYKGPVFSVLSKYLLDILITDKILVFGKEAVNPTNVSYILRGNIPGLILVIWYRILIIIGVIGAMLIIIKY; from the exons ATGGGACCCGTAATGGTGATGGACCTTGTCACCCACTCTCGCATGTATGAGATCTCAAACA TTTTAGGCCGGCGGTACGGAGGGAGATACATGCTGTTCGACCCCTACATGTTGTTGACCCGAGTCAGCAGCCGCTTGTTCTTCATCGGAGGTTACGTGGGCGAGCGCACAGACAATGAAGTTCAACTTTTCTGCTGGGACACTGAACAAA AGATAGAACCTTTTGAGCTATGTGACAGAGAGGCCGTCAAAATTGTCATGGCAAACGTTTATCGTCTCGATGACGACCGTATTATGACCACGGGAAAAGGCGACAACTATGACTTCCGAGT tTCGACACCCTGCACTGGAGCGCCGATGGAACGTTTTTCTACACAACCAGCGATAACTTCTGGAAACACAAGGCTCCTGACGTCATCACGTGGACTATTCACCATGGAAACCAACCCACATCGACGCCTGGGGCTAAACGCAGTCTTCCCTTATATTCAACCAAAG AGGCGCCGGCTTCGAGccgcattgcactcccatggactagtgtTAAACCTTATCATCGAGGAGCGATACAaaggcccggtcttctctgtgCTGTCCAAATATCTACTGGACATTCTGATAACTGACAAGATCTTGGTCTTTGGGAAAGAGGCAGTAAATCCCACCAACGTATCATACATCTTGCGCGGAAACATACCCGGGCTGATTCTAGTAATATGGTACCGCATTCTTATAATTATTGGAGTGATAGGTGCAAtgctaattataattaaatattaa
- the LOC127882132 gene encoding uncharacterized protein LOC127882132 isoform X2: protein MGPVMVMDLVTHSRMYEISNILGRRYGGRYMLFDPYMLLTRVSSRLFFIGGYVGERTDNEVQLFCWDTEQKIEPFELCDREAVKIVMANVYRLDDDRIMTTGKGDNYDFRVSTPCTGAPMERFSTQPAITSGNTRLLTSSRGLFTMETNPHRRLGLNAVFPYIQPKPTCLVLRSTLLNTSKRATNRKWEIPTRAMRYLIIESQSNDEGDAMRCENNHYIEHTQC from the exons ATGGGACCCGTAATGGTGATGGACCTTGTCACCCACTCTCGCATGTATGAGATCTCAAACA TTTTAGGCCGGCGGTACGGAGGGAGATACATGCTGTTCGACCCCTACATGTTGTTGACCCGAGTCAGCAGCCGCTTGTTCTTCATCGGAGGTTACGTGGGCGAGCGCACAGACAATGAAGTTCAACTTTTCTGCTGGGACACTGAACAAA AGATAGAACCTTTTGAGCTATGTGACAGAGAGGCCGTCAAAATTGTCATGGCAAACGTTTATCGTCTCGATGACGACCGTATTATGACCACGGGAAAAGGCGACAACTATGACTTCCGAGT tTCGACACCCTGCACTGGAGCGCCGATGGAACGTTTTTCTACACAACCAGCGATAACTTCTGGAAACACAAGGCTCCTGACGTCATCACGTGGACTATTCACCATGGAAACCAACCCACATCGACGCCTGGGGCTAAACGCAGTCTTCCCTTATATTCAACCAAAG CCAACCTGCCTCGTCTTACGATCAACGCTCCTGAATACGTCTAAACGGGCTACCAACCGGAAGTGGGAGATCCCGACACGGGCGATGAGATATTTGATTATAGAGTCCCAAAGTAATGACGAAGGCGATGCGATGCGGTGCGAAAACAACCATTACATTGAACACACTCAATGTTAG